A genomic segment from Saccharicrinis carchari encodes:
- a CDS encoding CPBP family glutamic-type intramembrane protease, giving the protein MLGWIYYKTNNLWLCIGIHTFANSTGFLVPHVRQYIESHEQVSANPFFIIVLGFIAFGSCIFIFFALKRLQTILKNNHFKKHIFK; this is encoded by the coding sequence ATTTTAGGATGGATTTACTATAAAACCAATAATTTATGGTTATGCATTGGGATTCATACTTTCGCCAATTCCACAGGCTTTTTAGTGCCCCATGTGCGGCAATATATAGAAAGTCACGAGCAGGTATCAGCCAATCCTTTTTTTATAATAGTTTTGGGATTTATCGCTTTCGGGTCTTGCATATTTATATTCTTTGCTTTGAAAAGATTACAGACCATATTAAAAAATAACCACTTTAAAAAGCACATATTCAAATGA